From the Bos indicus x Bos taurus breed Angus x Brahman F1 hybrid chromosome 27, Bos_hybrid_MaternalHap_v2.0, whole genome shotgun sequence genome, one window contains:
- the LOC113884986 gene encoding histone H3-like centromeric protein A, with product MGPRRQKRKPETPRRRPASPAPAAPPPALSLGTSSRPLARRRHTVLKEIRTLQKTTHLLLRKSPFCRLAREICVQFTRGVDFNWQAQALLALQEAAEAFLVHLFEDAYLLSLHAGRVRLFPDVQLARRIRGIQEGLG from the exons ATGGGCCCCCGCCGCCAGAAACGCAAGCCCGAAACACCAAGAAGGCGCCCCGCGAGCCCGGCTCCCGCCGCCCCCCCGCCGGCCCTGTCCTTAGGCACGTCCTCCCGTCCACTTGCTCGCCGGAGACATACAGTCCTGAAGGAGATCCGAACTCTTCAGAAGACCACACACCTGCTGTTAAGAAAGAGCCCCTTCTGCCGCCTG GCAAGAGAAATATGTGTTCAATTCACTCGTGGTGTGGACTTCAATTGGCAAGCCCAGGCCCTGTTGGCCCTACAAGAGGCGGCAGAAGCATTTCTAGTTCATCTCTTTGAGGATGCCTATCTCCTCTCCTTACACGCCGGCCGCGTCAGGCTCTTCCCAGATGTGCAGCTGGCCCGGAGGATCCGAGGCATTCAGGAAGGGCTTGGCTGA